The following proteins come from a genomic window of Nicotiana tomentosiformis chromosome 12, ASM39032v3, whole genome shotgun sequence:
- the LOC138902492 gene encoding uncharacterized protein, translating to MDHFLPSETRVARAAEFENLKQGSKSVWEYYMEFACLSKYVILMLPTIEARVRRFVQGLSPLVINEAVKTTLNSDMNYGKVVAFSQVIENRKLKNKMEREGTSKARTTGNFGGVIWWGKVTDTDAEVPTLKFVPVVNEFPEVLPDELPGIPPDREIDFGINVMPASFTDLMNQVFKPFLDSFVVVFIDDILVYSRGQEDRADHLRAVLQTLHQHQLYAKFSKCEFWLESITFLGHVVSREGIKVDPLKIAVVEN from the exons ATGGACCATTTCTTGCCATCTGAGACAAGGGTCGCTCGTGCCGCGGAGTTTGAGAACCTTAAGCAAggaagtaagagtgtgtgggagtattaCATGGAGTTCGCGTGTCTGTCTAAATATGTcattctcatgttgcctactattgaggctagagtgcgccggttcgtgcagggccttagccccttggttatcaatgaggctgTTAAAACTaccttgaattcagatatgaactatgggaaggtGGTAGCATTTTCTCAAGTTATAGagaaccgtaagttgaagaacaaaatggagcgagagggtaccagcaaggcccggACCACGGGCAACTTtgggggagtcatttggtgggggaag gttacggacaccgatgctgaggtgCCTACACTTAAGTTTGttcctgttgtgaatgaatttccggaagTCCTTCCTGATGAACTCCCTGgaatcccaccagacagggagattgattttgggattaatgtgatgccag catctTTCACGGATCTTATGAATcaggttttcaagcctttccttgACTCCTTTGTGGTAGTGTTCAtcgacgatattcttgtgtattcacgaggtcagGAGGACcgtgccgatcatctcagggcagtgttgcagactcttcatcagcaccaattgtatgcaaaattttcaaaatgtgaattttggctcgagtctatcacattcttgggtcatgttgtctctagagaggggattaaggttgatccaCTAAAGATTGCAGTGGTGGAGAATTGa